In one window of Camelina sativa cultivar DH55 chromosome 15, Cs, whole genome shotgun sequence DNA:
- the LOC104745497 gene encoding DCN1-like protein 1, whose product MHKLNRNNRDKLQQFVDITGASEKSALQALKATDWHLEAAFDVFYSQPHPRTNSSDVRRLEELYNRYKDQYSDMILAEGISNLCNDLEVEPQDIVTLVLSWHMNAGTACEFSKQEFITGLQALGVDSVAKLREKLPFMRSELKDEQKFHDIYNFAFGWAKEKGQKSLALDTAIGMWQLLFAEREWPLVTHWCDFLQDRHNKAISKDTWAQLLEFSRMVDPVLSNYDAEGAWPYLIDEFVEYLYDKNVVEK is encoded by the exons ATG CATAAGTTGAATAGAAACAACCGTGACAAACTTCAGCAGTTCGTGGATATCACAGGAGCTAG TGAGAAGAGTGCTCTTCAGGCTCTTAAAGCCACTGATTGGCACCTTGAAGCAGCCTTTGATGTGTTTTACAGCCAGCCTCACCCAAGAACCAATTCTTCCGATGTAAGACGCTTGGAGGAGCTCTACAATAGATATAAAG ACCAATATTCTGATATGATTCTAGCAGAGGGTATCTCGAATCTGTGTAATGATCTTGAG GTGGAACCACAAGACATAGTCACG TTGGTTCTTTCGTGGCATATGAATGCTGGCACAGCGTGTGAATTTTCCAAGCAAGAATTTATCACTGGATTACAGGCGTTAGG TGTAGATTCAGTTGCGAAGTTGCGCGAAAAGCTGCCATTTATGCGTTCTGAGCTAAAAGATGAAC AAAAGTTCCATGATATATACAACTTTGCGTTTGGGTGGGCGAAAGAGAAG GGGCAAAAATCTCTTGCTCTAGATACGGCGATCGGGATGTGGCAGTTGCTCTTTGCAGAAAGAGAGTGGCCGTTGGTAACTCACTGGTGTGATTTCTTGCAG GACCGTCATAACAAGGCCATATCTAAGGACACATGGGCACAGCTCCTAGAATTTTCAAGG ATGGTCGACCCTGTGCTGTCGAATTATGATGCAGAAGGAGCATGGCCTTACCTCATTGATGAATTCGTTGAGTACCTGTATGACAAGAATGTCGTTGAGAAGTGA
- the LOC104745498 gene encoding pentatricopeptide repeat-containing protein At3g12770-like, translating to MSAEASLLASPLLYTNSGIHSDSFYASLIDSSTRKSHLRQIHARLLVLGLQFSGFLITKLIQASSSFGDVTFARQVFDGLPHPQIYPWNAIIRGYSRNNYFQDALLMYSKMHLARVSPDSFTFPHLLKACGGLSHLPMGRVVHAQVFRLGFEDDVFVQNGLIALYAKCKRLGFARTVFEGVPLTERTIVSWTAIVSGYAQNGEPVEALEIFSQMRKMGVKPDWVALVSVLNAFTCLQGLEQGRSVHASVVKMGLETEPDLLISLNTMYAKCGQVATAKVLFDKMTSPNLILWNAMISGYAKNGYAKDAIDMFHEMIDKDVRPDTISITSAVSACAQVGSLEQARWMDEYVGRTEYRDDVFISSALIDMFAKCGSVECARSVFDRTLDRDVVVWSAMIVGYGLHGRAKEAISLYRIMERDGVYPNDITFLGLLMACNHSGLVREGWWFFNRMTDHKINPQQQHYACVIDLLGRAGHMDQAYEVIKCMPVQPGVTVWGALLSACKKHRHVELGEYAAQQLFAIDPSNTGHYVQLSNLYAAARLWERVAEVRVKMKEKGLSKDVGCSWVEVRGRLEAFRVGDKSHPRYKEIERQVEWIESRLKEGGFVAYKDASLHDLNDEEAEETLCNHSERIAIAYGLISTPQGTTLRITKNLRACVNCHAATKLISKLVGREIVVRDTNRFHHFKDGVCSCNDYW from the exons ATGTCGGCGGAAGCATCTCTTCTTGCTTCTCCTTTACTCTAca ctAATTCGGGAATCCACTCAGATTCTTTCTACGCGTCGCTTATAGATAGCTCGACTCGTAAATCTCATCTGAGGCAAATCCACGCACGTTTACTAGTTCTTGGTTTGCAGTTCAGTGGTTTCTTGATCACCAAACTCATTCAAGCAAGCTCTTCTTTTGGTGACGTTACTTTCGCACGCCAGGTGTTCGACGGTTTACCTCACCCACAAATATACCCTTGGAATGCTATCATCAGAGGTTATTCCAGAAACAATTACTTCCAAGATGCACTTCTCATGTATTCCAAGATGCACCTCGCTCGTGTTTCTCCTGATTCTTTCACTTTCCCTCATCTTCTTAAAGCTTGCGGCGGTTTGTCTCACCTTCCCATGGGTCGGGTCGTTCACGCTCAGGTGTTTAGGCTTGGATTTGAAGATGATGTGTTTGTTCAGAACGGTCTTATTGCCTTGTACGCAAAATGTAAGCGTTTGGGGTTTGCGAGAACTGTGTTTGAAGGGGTGCCATTGACCGAGAGAACGATTGTCTCATGGACGGCTATCGTTTCAGGTTATGCTCAGAACGGTGAGCCTGTGGAAGCTCTTGAGATTTTCAGTCAGATGAGGAAGATGGGTGTGAAGCCAGACTGGGTAGCTCTCGTTAGTGTTCTCAATGCTTTCACTTGCTTACAGGGTTTGGAGCAAGGGAGATCTGTTCATGCTTCTGTTGTGAAGATGGGTCTTGAAACAGAGCCTGACTTGCTTATCTCTCTTAACACCATGTATGCAAAATGTGGACAAGTCGCAACTGCTAAAGTTCTGTTTGATAAGATGACGTCACCCAATCTTATTTTGTGGAACGCAATGATCTCTGGCTATGCTAAGAACGGTTATGCCAAGGATGCTATTGATATGTTTCATGAGATGATTGATAAAGATGTCAGACCCGACACCATCTCTATAACTTCTGCCGTTTCAGCTTGCGCTCAAGTTGGTTCTCTTGAGCAG GCTCGCTGGATGGATGAATATGTAGGCAGGACAGAGTACAGGGATGACGTTTTCATTAGCAGCGCTCTAATCGATATGTTTGCTAAATGCGGTAGTGTAGAGTGTGCAAGATCGGTTTTTGACCGAACTCTTGACAGGGATGTTGTGGTGTGGAGTGCTATGATTGTTGGTTATGGATTGCACGGGCGGGCAAAAGAAGCAATCAGTCTGTACCGTATAATGGAACGTGATGGAGTGTATCCCAATGACATCACTTTTCTGGGGCTCCTCATGGCCTGTAACCATTCAGGCTTGGTAAGAGAAGGCTGGTGGTTCTTCAACAGGATGACAGATCACAAAATAAATCCGCAGCAGCAACACTATGCGTGCGTAATTGATCTTCTCGGGAGGGCTGGTCATATGGATCAAGCTTATGAAGTGATCAAATGTATGCCAGTCCAGCCCGGTGTAACAGTTTGGGGAGCACTCCTAAGCGCGTGCAAAAAGCATCGCCATGTGGAACTGGGAGAATATGCAGCTCAACAGCTTTTTGCTATAGATCCATCCAACACAGGCCATTACGTGCAGCTCTCAAATCTATATGCTGCAGCTCGTTTGTGGGAGCGTGTTGCAGAGGTGCGGGTGAAAATGAAGGAGAAAGGATTGAGCAAAGACGTTGGATGCAGCTGGGTTGAAGTAAGGGGAAGGTTGGAGGCTTTTCGAGTGGGTGATAAGTCACATCCGAGATacaaagagatagagagacaaGTAGAGTGGATAGAGAGTAGACTAAAGGAAGGTGGATTTGTGGCATACAAGGATGCTTCATTGCACGATCTCAACgatgaagaagctgaagagaCTCTGTGCAACCACAGTGAGAGGATAGCGATCGCATATGGGCTTATAAGTACACCCCAAGGGACAACACTGCGGATCACAAAGAATCTAAGAGCGTGTGTTAACTGTCACGCTGCAACAAAGCTTATCTCAAAGCTTGTAGGCAGAGAGATTGTCGTGAGAGACACGAATCGGTTCCATCATTTTAAGGATGGAGTTTGTTCGTGCAATGATTATTGGTAA
- the LOC104745500 gene encoding probable ubiquitin-conjugating enzyme E2 23, whose protein sequence is MSFFITNLFGEPYEQGSDSNHDYDDDRAGVINLSQEPHEQGISCDSDHDDDDRAGDKPRVLHSDKLRSRSAHNFMRRAEKVWAFPSTTEEEKVESLKRVRESKPEPEEEKVGDVVLFGKNSYFVVDIFEKEIMELGDKVDLNFKRFRKLEAVDGDAPRDHHFYKYRCCYNSCCCVCSTGAVERELVILERGLALKEKKGVSFFVRTYQERKELMRVAVTVTDSHHYHSLYFFDLLFPTEYPYGAPSFYYHPYGLPLTTLDSQRSLRVKLRYNILDVFLHIQDIVLMNTNKSCHQMLDMMERPLAGFQDFVKGFFRKKGPLILRNLMEEFDMEKERDKKMFWKVYTAFVDNKAYCEHLLNSELKAELEKMKEKEYTLSDYYYGSTSPYYPTYTKKSDGIKKTSKNLSFLSKYLPFDY, encoded by the coding sequence AtgagtttttttattactaatcTCTTCGGAGAGCCATACGAACAAGGCAGTGACTCTAAtcatgattatgatgatgatcgaGCTGGTGTTATTAATCTTTCCCAAGAGCCACACGAACAAGGTATCAGCTGTGACtctgatcatgatgatgatgatcgagCAGGAGATAAACCTAGAGTGCTACATTCAGACAAGTTAAGGTCAAGATCTGCTCATAACTTCATGAGACGTGCGGAGAAAGTTTGGGCTTTTCCTTCTACTACAGAGGAGGAAAAAGTTGAATCCCTAAAACGTGTACGTGAGTCTAAACCggaaccagaagaagaaaaggtgggTGACGTCGTTCTTTTTGGGAAGAACAGTTACTTCGTGGTTGATATCTTCGAGAAAGAGATCATGGAGTTGGGAGACAAAGTGGATCTGAACTTCAAAAGATTCAGAAAGTTGGAAGCTGTTGATGGAGACGCTCCACGAGACCATCACTTCTACAAGTACCGTTGCTGTTACAATTCTTGCTGCTGCGTTTGCTCGACCGGGGCCGTGGAGCGAGAGTTGGTGATTCTTGAGAGAGGATTAGccttgaaggagaagaaaggagtCAGCTTCTTCGTGAGAACttatcaagaaagaaaagagctCATGAGGGTTGCTGTAACCGTGACTGATTCTCATCATTATCACAGTTTGTACTTCTTCGACCTCTTGTTCCCTACCGAGTATCCATATGGAGCACCGAGTTTCTATTACCATCCGTATGGCCTTCCTTTGACCACTCTTGACTCCCAAAGGTCATTGAGAGTAAAGCTCCGCTACAACATCTTAGATGTGTTTCTCCACATTCAAGACATTGTGTTGATGAACACCAACAAGTCATGTCACCAGATGCTAGATATGATGGAACGGCCGCTCGCTGGGTTTCAAGATTTCGTAAAAGGTTTCTTTAGGAAGAAGGGGCCGTTGATTCTGCGGAACTTGATggaagagtttgacatggaaaaGGAGAGGGACAAGAAAATGTTCTGGAAGGTGTACACTGCGTTTGTAGACAATAAAGCTTATTGTGAGCATCTTCTCAACAGTGAACTGAAAGCAGAGctggagaagatgaaagagaaagagtatACCTTAAGCGATTACTACTATGGTTCTACATCTCCCTACTACCCAACCTACACTAAAAAGTCCGATGGTATCAAGAAGACATCCAAAAACCTTAGCTTCTTGAGCAAGTACTTGCCTTTCGATTATTAG
- the LOC104745499 gene encoding phosphoglycerate kinase 1, chloroplastic → MASAAASPAFSLLKSTSGVASSAATRARASLLPIPSTSVSARPLGFSATLDARRFSLHVASKVESVRGKGSRGVVSMAKKSVGDLTSADLKGKKVFVRADLNVPLDDNQTITDDTRIRAAIPTIKYLIDNGAKVILSTHLGRPKGVTPKFSLAPLVPRLSELLGIQVTKADDCIGPEVESLVAALPEGGVLLLENVRFYKEEEKNDPEFAKKLAALADLYVNDAFGTAHRAHASTEGVTKFLKPSVAGFLLQKELDYLVGAVSSPKRPFAAIVGGSKVSSKIGVIESLLEKCDILLLGGGMIFTFYKAQGLSVGSSLVEEDKLELATELLAKAKAKGVSLLLPTDVVVADKFAPDANSKIVPASGIEDGWMGLDIGPDSIKTFNEALDTTQTVIWNGPMGVFEMEKFAAGTEAVANKLAELSGKGVTTIIGGGDSVAAVEKVGVAGVMSHISTGGGASLELLEGKVLPGVTALDEAIPVTV, encoded by the exons ATGGCTTCAGCCGCCGCAAGTCCCGCATTTTCACTCCTTAAGTCAACCAGCGGCGTTGCTTCCTCCGCCGCAACTCGTGCGCGCGCCTCCCTTTTGCCGATCCCATCCACCTCTGTTTCCGCGCGTCCTCTTGGCTTCTCCGCCACTCTCGATGCCCGTCGTTTCTCTCTCCACGTTGCTTCAAAGGTTGAATCAGTACGCGGTAAAGGGAGCAGAGGAGTTGTTTCTATGGCGAAGAAGAGCGTTGGAGATCTGACCTCAGCTGATTTGAAAGGGAAGAAGGTTTTCGTGAGAGCTGATCTCAATGTACCTCTCGATGATAACCAGACTATCACCGATGATACTAGAATCCGTGCAGCTATTCCAACGATCAAGTATCTGATTGACAATGGTGCTAAAGTCATCCTCTCCACTCATCTG GGAAGGCCAAAGGGAGTCACACCAAAGTTTAGTTTGGCTCCACTTGTGCCTAGACTCTCTGAGCTTCTTGGTATTCAG GTCACGAAAGCTGATGATTGTATTGGTCCGGAAGTGGAAAGCTTGGTGGCTGCTCTTCCTGAAGGTGGAGTTTTGCTTCTTGAGAACGTCAGGTTTTacaaggaggaagagaagaacgaTCCTGAGTTTGCCAAGAAGCTTGCTGCATTAGCTGACCTCTATGTCAATGATGCTTTCGGAACTGCTCACAGAGCTCATGCTTCTACCGAAGGAGTCACTAAGTTCTTGAAGCCTTCGGTTGCTGGTTTCCTTCTACAAAAG GAGCTAGACTACCTTGTGGGCGCTGTTTCATCCCCAAAGAGACCATTTGCAGCCATAGTGGGTGGATCCAAGGTCTCATCCAAAATTGGAGTTATTGAATCGCTTCTGGAGAAGTGTGATATCCTTCTTCTTGGTGGTGGAATGATCTTTACATTCTACAAGGCACAAGGTCTTTCAGTTGGTTCGTCCCTTGTTGAAGAAGACAAACTCGAATTGGCTACAGAACTCCTTGCCAAAGCTAAGGCCAAAGGAGTGTCTCTTTTGTTGCCAAcagatgttgttgttgctgacaAATTTGCTCCTGATGCCAACAGCAAG ATCGTGCCTGCATCAGGCATTGAAGACGGATGGATGGGATTGGACATCGGTCCAGACTCTATCAAAACTTTCAACGAAGCTCTGGACACAACACAAACAGTCATTTGGAATGGACCTATGGGAGTTTTCGAGATGGAAAAGTTTGCAGCTGGAACAGAG GCGGTAGCGAATAAACTAGCAGAGCTAAGTGGAAAGGGAGTGACAACAATaataggaggaggagactcaGTGGCTGCAGTGGAGAAAGTAGGAGTAGCAGGAGTCATGAGTCACATCTCCACTGGTGGTGGAGCCAGCTTGGAGCTGTTGGAAGGCAAAGTACTTCCCGGTGTTACCGCCCTTGATGAAGCTATCCCAGTCACCGTTTAG
- the LOC104745501 gene encoding peroxisomal 2,4-dienoyl-CoA reductase, whose translation MESPFKPDVIKGKVALITGGGSGIGFEISSQFGKHGGSIAIMGRRKQVLDDAVNALRSLGIQAIGLEGDVRKHEDAKRVVESTFQQFSKIDVLVNAAAGNFLAAAEDLSPNGFRTVLDIDAVGTFNMCHAALKYLKKDGPGRDSSSGGGSIINISATLHYTASWYQIHVSAAKAAVDATTRNLALEWGTDYDIRVNGIAPGPIGGTPGMSKLVPEEIENKTREYMPLYKLGDKWDIAMAALYLSCDSGKYVNGLTMVVDGGLWLSKPRHLPKEAVKQLSRAVEKRSRAKPVGLPTSKL comes from the exons ATGGAGTCTCCGTTCAAACCTGATGTGATCAAAGGTAAGGTAGCTCTAATCACCGGCGGCGGATCCGGTATCGGTTTTGAGATCTCTTCTCAGTTCGGCAAACATGGAGGTTCTATCGCTATCATGGGACGCCGGAAGCAAGTTCTCGACGATGCTGTTAACGCTCTCCGATCTCTTGGGATTCAG gctaTTGGATTGGAAGGTGATGTTCGTAAGCATGAGGATGCGAAAAGAGTTGTGGAATCAACTTTTCAGCAATTTAGTAAAATTGATGTTCTTGTTAACGCTGCTGCTGGCAATTTCTTGGCTGCTGCTGAGGATTTGTCTCCTAATGGCTTCAGAACAG TCTTGGACATTGATGCAGTAGGAACATTCAACATGTGTCACGCAGCACTTAAGTATCTTAAGAAAGATGGCCCTGGGAGAGACTCATCCAGTGGTGGTGGTTCGATTATTAACATAAGTGCTACTTTGCACTACACCGCTTCTTGGTACCAAATTCATGTTTCTGCTGCCAAG GCTGCAGTTGATGCAACGACAAGAAACTTGGCATTGGAGTGGGGAACTGACTACGATATTAGAGTGAACGGGATTGCACCAGGTCCCATTGGAGGTACACCGGGAATGAGTAAACTTGTACCTGAagagattgaaaacaaaaccCGAGAGTACATGCCTCTTTATAAACTCGGAGACAAGTGGGATATCGCAATGGCTGCGCTCTACCTCAGCTGTGATTCTG GGAAATATGTGAACGGACTGACAATGGTGGTAGATGGAGGACTGTGGCTTAGCAAACCTCGCCATTTGCCCAAAGAAGCTGTGAAGCAACTCTCTCGTGCGGTGGAGAAGAGGTCCAGGGCCAAGCCTGTTGGTCTGCCAACCAGCAAGCTTTAG